In the genome of Persephonella sp. KM09-Lau-8, one region contains:
- the mtnC gene encoding acireductone synthase: protein MVKAILIDIEGTVSPISFVKDVLFPYSEEKMEKFIKENKDKPEIKNILQQVQEIEGKEMDIDEIIQTLKRWIKEDRKIAPLKDIQGFIWKEGFESGQIKAPLYEDAYRKMKEWKEKGYKLYIYSSGSVQAQKLFFSHTDKGNILNWFSGHFDTKIGNKKEAESYRKIAQEIGLKPEEILFLSDNPDEIKAAAQAGMKVYRLVRPQDAEYIENFEYPQIKSFDEVQL from the coding sequence ATGGTAAAAGCCATTTTGATAGATATAGAAGGGACGGTTTCTCCTATCAGCTTTGTTAAAGATGTTTTATTTCCCTATTCAGAAGAAAAAATGGAAAAGTTTATAAAGGAAAACAAAGACAAACCTGAAATAAAAAATATTCTTCAGCAGGTTCAGGAGATAGAAGGAAAGGAGATGGATATAGATGAGATAATCCAGACATTAAAAAGATGGATAAAAGAAGACAGAAAAATAGCACCTTTGAAAGATATACAGGGATTTATATGGAAGGAAGGATTTGAAAGCGGTCAGATAAAAGCTCCCCTTTATGAAGATGCATACCGCAAAATGAAAGAATGGAAAGAAAAGGGATATAAGCTTTATATCTATTCTTCTGGTTCAGTTCAGGCTCAAAAATTGTTTTTTTCCCATACAGACAAAGGAAATATATTAAACTGGTTTTCAGGACATTTTGATACAAAAATAGGAAATAAAAAAGAAGCGGAATCTTACCGCAAAATTGCACAGGAGATAGGACTGAAGCCTGAAGAAATACTATTTTTATCAGATAATCCTGATGAGATAAAAGCTGCTGCACAGGCAGGAATGAAAGTATATAGACTGGTAAGGCCGCAAGATGCGGAATATATTGAAAATTTTGAATACCCTCAAATAAAAAGTTTTGACGAGGTTCAGCTGTGA
- the rsgA gene encoding ribosome small subunit-dependent GTPase A yields the protein MKKGLVIDREAQMIGVYTLDDKKTYRGIPRKKVLKKTKIYAGDYVYGEVVDENTFAIEQVEERKNFLVRPPVANVDKVLIVSTIKMPEFDNFLMDNLLVVYEHFQTDPVIIFNKIDLLNEEEKAGLEKWTQIYTDAGYDVLWVSAARNEGIQKLTDYLEGMICVLAGPSGVGKSSILSRLVGVQLEVREVSEKTERGRHTTTGVKLFPFGENSFIGDTPGFSSVDALYFLKPNEVRLYFREFLRYDCKFPDCTHTREPGCQVREAVKNGEISCERYKNYIKIIKEDPALWQELC from the coding sequence GTGAAGAAAGGGCTTGTTATAGATAGAGAAGCGCAGATGATAGGGGTTTATACCCTTGATGATAAGAAGACATACAGAGGAATACCCAGAAAAAAGGTATTAAAAAAGACAAAGATATATGCAGGGGATTATGTTTACGGCGAAGTTGTTGATGAAAACACATTTGCCATAGAACAGGTAGAAGAAAGAAAAAATTTCCTTGTCAGGCCACCAGTTGCCAATGTTGATAAAGTGCTAATTGTTTCTACAATAAAAATGCCTGAATTTGATAATTTTCTGATGGACAATCTACTTGTTGTTTATGAGCATTTTCAGACAGATCCAGTAATTATTTTCAATAAGATTGACCTTCTTAATGAAGAAGAAAAAGCAGGATTGGAAAAATGGACACAGATTTACACAGATGCTGGTTATGATGTGCTCTGGGTCAGTGCAGCAAGAAATGAAGGAATTCAAAAACTAACAGATTATCTGGAAGGAATGATATGCGTTCTTGCAGGACCTTCAGGAGTAGGTAAGTCTTCAATCCTATCAAGGCTTGTTGGTGTCCAGCTGGAAGTAAGAGAAGTTAGTGAAAAAACAGAAAGAGGAAGGCATACAACAACAGGTGTAAAGCTGTTTCCATTTGGGGAAAACTCGTTTATAGGTGATACACCTGGATTTTCCAGTGTTGATGCGCTGTATTTCCTTAAACCAAATGAAGTGAGGCTTTATTTCAGAGAATTTCTGAGATACGACTGTAAGTTTCCTGATTGCACCCATACCAGAGAACCGGGATGTCAGGTCAGGGAAGCAGTAAAGAACGGTGAAATATCCTGTGAAAGATACAAAAATTATATAAAAATAATAAAGGAAGACCCTGCCTTGTGGCAGGAGTTATGTTAG
- a CDS encoding (Fe-S)-binding protein, whose translation MGDIIDVTLPENLAHQCVKCSACRSVCPTYSVVKQERSSPRGRLALAEAVVDGVLPLTEEIAQQWNECAMCRRCEWICPNEVEYKDIMFRARAMAEEKKKSKFDPVKTAVYQGLAMTGNFVTKVSMKFAPSLMNAYGKLFKKDVPEYNAVFLNTGIPKFTKLLPKPTAKPFGLRGVEVKPEKSKGRLLFFTGCMIDAFYGKTGESVIKLMEKAGYEVVVPENIRCCGAPQLYSGYVDLFEKLYKHNKEEIDKYEFDYIVVACPTCGGALEEEYGYPVKDFAEILREEGYLVFKGEGERVTFHFPCHSYTAMSTDPNVYRDLLKGVIDAEYVEGEDAMMCCGFAGYFSVSNYEVATEIQKRKVKDIEKTQAQYVLSDCPGCIFNIADGMYKHGDYKNIKIVHLADYLAERLIEGGNIQKPDNKEEEEQSVSSVY comes from the coding sequence ATGGGTGATATTATAGATGTAACACTGCCAGAAAATCTGGCGCACCAGTGTGTAAAATGTTCTGCCTGCCGCTCTGTATGTCCAACCTATTCTGTTGTGAAACAGGAAAGGTCATCTCCAAGAGGTAGATTAGCCCTTGCTGAAGCTGTTGTTGATGGAGTTCTGCCTCTGACAGAAGAGATAGCGCAGCAATGGAATGAATGTGCAATGTGTAGAAGATGTGAATGGATATGCCCTAACGAAGTTGAATACAAGGATATCATGTTCAGAGCAAGGGCTATGGCCGAGGAAAAGAAAAAATCCAAATTCGACCCTGTTAAAACAGCTGTTTACCAAGGCCTTGCTATGACAGGTAATTTTGTTACAAAGGTATCCATGAAGTTTGCCCCTTCTTTGATGAATGCTTATGGAAAATTATTCAAAAAAGATGTTCCTGAATACAATGCTGTTTTCCTTAATACTGGAATTCCAAAGTTTACAAAACTGCTTCCTAAACCAACAGCAAAACCATTTGGTCTGAGAGGAGTAGAGGTAAAACCTGAAAAATCCAAGGGAAGATTATTATTCTTTACAGGTTGTATGATAGATGCCTTTTACGGTAAAACAGGTGAAAGCGTTATAAAACTTATGGAAAAGGCTGGCTACGAGGTTGTTGTCCCTGAAAATATAAGATGTTGCGGTGCACCCCAGTTATACAGCGGTTATGTTGATTTATTTGAAAAACTTTACAAGCACAATAAAGAGGAGATAGATAAGTATGAATTTGATTATATCGTTGTTGCATGCCCAACCTGTGGTGGAGCTCTTGAAGAGGAGTACGGCTATCCTGTAAAGGATTTTGCAGAGATACTGAGAGAAGAAGGTTATCTGGTGTTCAAAGGAGAAGGTGAAAGGGTAACTTTCCACTTCCCATGTCACTCATACACAGCTATGTCAACAGACCCGAACGTTTACAGAGACCTTTTGAAAGGTGTTATAGATGCTGAGTATGTAGAAGGTGAAGATGCAATGATGTGCTGTGGTTTTGCAGGATATTTCTCAGTATCAAATTATGAAGTTGCAACAGAGATACAGAAAAGAAAAGTAAAAGACATAGAAAAAACCCAGGCTCAGTATGTTTTAAGTGACTGCCCAGGCTGTATATTCAACATCGCTGATGGAATGTATAAACATGGAGATTACAAAAACATAAAAATTGTCCACCTTGCAGATTATCTGGCAGAAAGATTAATTGAAGGGGGAAATATACAAAAACCAGATAATAAAGAAGAAGAGGAGCAGTCTGTAAGCTCCGTTTACTAA
- a CDS encoding helix-turn-helix domain-containing protein, translating to MDREKLILQIIKEAGKPLKVGELERLTGIDRNSIQKIVNELHINGLIKIDKCYNKILGVKGEQNG from the coding sequence TTGGATAGAGAAAAACTGATTCTTCAGATTATCAAGGAAGCAGGGAAACCTCTTAAAGTAGGCGAGCTGGAAAGACTGACAGGTATTGATAGAAACAGTATTCAAAAAATAGTTAATGAGCTTCACATAAATGGTCTGATTAAGATAGATAAATGCTACAACAAAATCTTAGGTGTTAAAGGAGAACAAAATGGGTGA
- a CDS encoding methyl-accepting chemotaxis protein — MGFIKFNDSPDSNIPETGDTSTQTQTSQSKNIFPMGDNMDLKQLAQNLLSKIQEGLAAIEELKGTMEQIAAAAEESAGAAEESLSAVTEIKQNAALMQKETEKALIVIDNFENLIKNATEDVNESGAGMAKTADSARKIAQKTEELFNAGKNITDAVDLITKLAKKTSLLALNAAIEAARAKEKGKSFTVMASEIRTMASKSNTYAQKIKDIVKEIQDKIKLTRDEMEKLEKEMVNASDESNIAVQKMEELLKAFEDIVRKTEEMLDQVNRVVNEIDILHQGSETIAAAAEEAAGATSEVSNTVASEVVAFSQIEEAARSILEISIKIDTKNSQIVANEVATASEELSASIEELEKSMEQIVEALNQIEEAAKISEEDATKNSNVAQNCVNYIEQANNSIQNIVNTLQKLFEDYNQIFETVKKTRQLSKQNTEKSEGLKLHLNLIKSKINSLNNTIRKIELALVQTTALSINGAVEAIRIGELGEGFSEVSRDIRELATTSEENLDKVIEIIDHVNEENDIILVELNNIVLTQDRENEKLQKLEIEFGKNLNSFKELMETMEKLKKSIEETKVALEQSKIAADQIKEAAELSLKNASESKQAAELILNTVREMDTAVNILSAVAEKLSKGVSA; from the coding sequence ATGGGATTTATAAAATTTAATGACTCTCCAGATAGTAATATTCCTGAGACAGGTGATACTTCTACCCAGACCCAAACCTCACAATCAAAAAATATCTTCCCAATGGGAGATAACATGGATTTAAAACAGCTTGCCCAGAATTTATTAAGTAAAATTCAGGAGGGTTTGGCTGCAATTGAGGAGCTAAAGGGGACGATGGAGCAGATTGCTGCTGCTGCTGAAGAAAGTGCAGGAGCGGCAGAGGAAAGTTTAAGCGCAGTTACAGAAATCAAACAAAATGCTGCTTTAATGCAAAAAGAAACAGAAAAAGCTCTAATTGTAATAGATAATTTTGAAAATCTAATCAAAAATGCCACAGAAGATGTAAATGAAAGCGGGGCAGGAATGGCAAAAACTGCCGACAGTGCCAGAAAAATAGCTCAGAAAACAGAAGAGTTATTTAATGCAGGTAAAAATATAACTGATGCAGTAGACCTTATAACAAAACTTGCTAAAAAAACATCTTTACTTGCTTTAAATGCAGCTATAGAGGCAGCCAGAGCAAAAGAAAAAGGCAAAAGCTTCACAGTAATGGCCTCAGAAATAAGAACAATGGCATCAAAATCAAATACTTATGCCCAGAAAATAAAAGATATAGTTAAAGAAATTCAGGACAAAATAAAACTAACAAGAGATGAAATGGAAAAATTAGAAAAAGAAATGGTAAACGCCTCAGATGAAAGTAATATAGCTGTTCAAAAAATGGAAGAGTTATTAAAGGCCTTTGAGGATATAGTAAGAAAAACAGAAGAGATGCTTGACCAGGTTAACAGGGTTGTAAATGAGATAGATATTCTACATCAAGGCTCTGAGACAATAGCGGCAGCTGCAGAAGAAGCAGCAGGAGCAACCAGTGAGGTGAGTAATACTGTTGCTTCTGAAGTTGTTGCATTTTCCCAGATTGAAGAGGCTGCCCGCTCAATACTGGAAATTTCCATAAAAATTGATACTAAAAATAGCCAGATTGTAGCCAATGAGGTTGCAACTGCATCTGAGGAGCTTTCTGCATCTATAGAAGAACTGGAAAAATCTATGGAACAGATAGTTGAAGCTCTCAACCAGATAGAAGAAGCAGCCAAGATATCCGAAGAAGATGCCACCAAAAACTCAAATGTTGCCCAGAACTGCGTAAACTACATTGAGCAGGCAAACAACTCAATTCAGAATATAGTTAATACTCTCCAAAAACTGTTTGAAGATTACAATCAGATTTTTGAAACAGTAAAGAAAACCCGTCAGTTATCAAAACAAAATACAGAAAAATCAGAAGGACTGAAACTCCATCTAAACCTGATTAAATCAAAAATAAACTCACTGAACAACACTATCCGTAAAATTGAGCTGGCACTGGTTCAGACCACAGCTTTATCAATAAACGGAGCAGTTGAGGCAATAAGAATAGGAGAATTAGGGGAAGGCTTTAGTGAGGTAAGTCGGGATATAAGAGAACTTGCAACAACTTCAGAGGAAAATCTGGATAAAGTTATAGAAATCATAGACCATGTAAATGAGGAAAATGACATAATTCTGGTTGAGCTAAACAATATAGTTCTTACTCAAGATAGAGAAAATGAAAAACTCCAGAAATTAGAAATTGAGTTTGGAAAAAATTTAAACTCCTTTAAAGAGCTTATGGAAACTATGGAAAAGCTAAAAAAATCTATAGAAGAAACAAAAGTAGCCCTTGAACAATCAAAAATAGCAGCAGACCAGATAAAAGAAGCTGCAGAACTTTCACTGAAAAATGCTTCAGAATCTAAACAGGCAGCAGAACTCATACTAAACACCGTTAGAGAAATGGACACGGCAGTTAATATACTCTCTGCTGTTGCAGAAAAACTGTCTAAAGGTGTGTCAGCATGA
- a CDS encoding chemotaxis protein CheW yields MKVSVLEFTIGDGLFGIQADYIKLIFDVEVIKDVDMMPDYVIGITRYGENVYPLICTARILEMEGDFCTQPIGKTAIVVKTRKGLYALLIDEIIKIQEIEKTDENSIINFYKEQDTVLEEITPKFIEQRVNIPSFFEKKEKDFAKTLSQEERAFVLSEIEDRIIGFDIDLVKKVEDIEELKPSQIPTENWVNRVYSLKNMIIKTGNLRKLLNINEKKGENLILLGKGSKILGIEVDRINDFAAVPENEISISTEEEIFDRYFIHNGKIVSVIANKHINNWIDQYALKSEIHHEEETKRKDTKEILLIKIGNKRFALKMDEIVEVLNYEDVKISTYPTKNPYIKGIMAFREKTYYLISFEAALNQKIDIDENTKILIFQKDGKEGALIISEIEDILSVPEEKIIPVLSEDSFIDGAFISDTGDIINFLNPNWIYNAGGLKGELVENA; encoded by the coding sequence ATGAAGGTGAGTGTTCTGGAGTTTACCATTGGAGATGGCTTATTTGGAATTCAGGCAGACTATATAAAACTCATATTTGATGTGGAAGTTATAAAAGATGTGGATATGATGCCTGATTATGTAATTGGTATAACAAGATATGGGGAGAATGTCTATCCTCTTATATGCACAGCCAGAATTCTGGAAATGGAAGGGGATTTTTGCACCCAACCTATCGGAAAAACAGCCATTGTTGTAAAGACCAGAAAAGGTCTGTATGCACTTCTTATTGATGAAATAATAAAAATACAGGAGATAGAAAAAACAGATGAAAACAGCATAATAAACTTTTATAAAGAGCAGGACACGGTTTTAGAAGAAATCACACCAAAATTTATTGAACAGAGGGTAAATATACCAAGCTTTTTTGAGAAAAAAGAAAAGGATTTTGCAAAGACATTATCACAGGAAGAAAGAGCCTTTGTTTTGTCTGAAATAGAAGATAGGATTATTGGATTTGATATTGATCTGGTAAAAAAGGTTGAAGATATAGAAGAACTAAAACCTTCACAAATTCCAACAGAAAACTGGGTAAACAGGGTTTATTCTCTAAAAAATATGATTATTAAGACAGGAAATCTTAGAAAATTGCTTAATATCAATGAAAAAAAAGGGGAAAATCTTATATTATTAGGCAAAGGTAGCAAAATTCTAGGTATTGAAGTGGATAGAATAAATGATTTTGCTGCAGTTCCTGAAAATGAAATAAGTATTTCCACAGAAGAGGAAATTTTTGACAGATATTTTATACATAATGGGAAAATTGTATCTGTTATAGCAAACAAGCATATAAACAACTGGATAGACCAGTATGCTCTGAAATCTGAGATTCACCATGAAGAAGAGACAAAGAGAAAGGATACAAAGGAAATTCTACTGATAAAAATAGGAAATAAAAGATTCGCCTTAAAAATGGATGAAATTGTGGAAGTCCTGAACTACGAAGATGTGAAAATCTCAACATATCCGACTAAAAATCCTTATATAAAAGGGATAATGGCTTTTAGAGAAAAAACATACTACCTGATTTCATTTGAGGCAGCACTTAATCAGAAAATAGATATTGATGAAAATACAAAAATATTGATATTCCAGAAAGACGGTAAAGAGGGAGCTCTTATAATATCAGAAATAGAAGATATCTTATCTGTTCCAGAAGAGAAGATAATTCCTGTTTTATCAGAGGATTCATTTATAGATGGAGCCTTTATTTCAGATACAGGAGATATTATCAATTTCTTGAATCCAAACTGGATATATAATGCAGGAGGATTAAAAGGAGAGCTGGTGGAAAATGCGTAG
- the cheB gene encoding chemotaxis-specific protein-glutamate methyltransferase CheB produces MRSKKILVVDDSALVRRILSNIIQELGYEVDTAKDGEEALQKIQQENYDLITLDIEMPGKNGIEVLREIMEKKPTRVVIISSYATDNADVTLEALDLGALTYITKPGKLGVDLKKIEEEIKVKIEESLKVPKYKIIANRRNKTPKIIHKEISTTDFVPKKDHKYVLIGASTGGPRLIEEIARTLPENYPYPICVVQHMPVNFTKKFADRLNSISKLTVVEASNGEEVVPGKMIIAKGGYHLHFRRRQDDVIVCKLVSNARGRIFVPSVDEMFFSALEVMNPKDIIAILLTGIGDDGADGMVALRKAGAYTIAESEETATVYGMPKEAYVRGGASKVLPFPEILEELIKLGMETDVQKA; encoded by the coding sequence ATGCGTAGTAAAAAGATACTTGTTGTGGATGACTCTGCATTAGTTCGGAGAATTCTGTCTAATATAATTCAGGAATTAGGATATGAGGTAGACACAGCAAAAGATGGAGAGGAAGCTCTCCAGAAGATTCAGCAGGAGAATTATGACCTGATTACTCTGGATATTGAAATGCCCGGTAAAAATGGCATAGAAGTCCTGAGAGAGATTATGGAAAAGAAGCCTACACGGGTGGTTATAATCAGCTCCTACGCAACTGATAATGCAGATGTTACACTGGAAGCACTGGATTTAGGGGCTCTTACCTATATAACAAAACCAGGTAAACTGGGAGTAGACCTAAAGAAAATAGAAGAGGAAATAAAAGTAAAAATAGAAGAATCCCTAAAAGTTCCCAAATACAAAATAATAGCCAATAGAAGAAACAAAACCCCAAAAATAATCCACAAAGAGATATCTACAACAGATTTCGTTCCCAAAAAAGACCATAAATATGTTCTGATAGGAGCTTCCACAGGAGGACCCAGACTTATTGAAGAGATAGCAAGAACACTTCCAGAGAATTACCCTTACCCAATATGTGTGGTTCAACACATGCCTGTGAATTTCACAAAAAAGTTTGCCGACAGGTTAAACAGTATCAGTAAACTTACAGTTGTTGAAGCTTCCAACGGAGAAGAAGTTGTTCCCGGAAAGATGATAATAGCAAAAGGCGGATATCATCTGCATTTTAGAAGAAGACAGGACGATGTTATTGTGTGCAAACTGGTATCAAATGCCAGAGGTAGAATTTTCGTTCCATCTGTAGATGAGATGTTTTTCTCAGCCTTAGAAGTTATGAACCCAAAAGATATAATTGCAATTCTTCTTACAGGAATAGGGGATGATGGTGCAGATGGTATGGTGGCTCTCAGAAAAGCAGGAGCTTACACCATAGCAGAAAGCGAAGAAACAGCAACAGTTTATGGAATGCCTAAGGAAGCTTATGTTCGAGGTGGAGCCTCAAAGGTTCTACCATTTCCGGAGATATTAGAAGAATTAATAAAATTAGGAATGGAGACAGATGTTCAAAAAGCATAA
- a CDS encoding protein-glutamate O-methyltransferase CheR, with protein sequence MEVSSQQLKKLRDFIQINTGIFIDDEKLDNIYKRKIKELLVKNNYRDFDSFYRDVLRNQSLRQELYNAVTINETYFFREEYQFKTLVRYIIPELDKIRPPTEPINILSAPCSTGEEVYSIAIYIMEEGHYIKKRDFMLLGIDIDSEAIRKAKEGIYSERSVSKLPQHIKEKYFKKIGNHYQVIDQLRKAVSFKVVNVMDKHTMKRLGKFDVIFSRNMLIYFNEIHRREILSTFYNMLKPNGYLFLGHAERIPPSLKLFKQIKLGESFVYKKE encoded by the coding sequence ATGGAGGTATCGTCGCAGCAGCTTAAAAAACTGAGGGATTTTATTCAGATAAATACAGGGATTTTTATAGATGATGAGAAGTTAGATAATATATACAAAAGAAAAATAAAAGAACTTCTTGTCAAAAATAATTACAGGGATTTTGATTCTTTTTACAGGGATGTATTAAGAAATCAATCCCTCAGGCAGGAGCTATACAACGCAGTTACCATAAATGAAACATATTTTTTCAGGGAAGAATACCAGTTTAAGACCCTTGTTAGGTATATAATCCCTGAACTGGACAAAATCCGTCCCCCAACTGAGCCTATAAATATTCTCAGTGCTCCCTGTTCAACAGGGGAAGAGGTCTATAGTATAGCCATTTATATAATGGAAGAAGGTCATTACATCAAAAAAAGAGATTTTATGCTGCTGGGAATAGATATAGACAGTGAAGCAATTAGGAAAGCCAAAGAGGGTATTTATTCAGAAAGAAGTGTTAGTAAACTACCTCAGCATATAAAGGAAAAATATTTCAAGAAAATAGGAAATCACTATCAGGTCATTGACCAGCTGAGGAAAGCTGTTTCATTTAAAGTGGTAAATGTGATGGACAAGCATACAATGAAACGGCTTGGGAAATTTGATGTGATTTTTTCAAGAAATATGCTGATTTACTTTAACGAGATACACCGTAGAGAGATACTATCCACTTTTTACAATATGCTAAAACCTAATGGTTACCTTTTTCTGGGACATGCAGAGCGTATTCCTCCAAGCCTGAAACTTTTTAAACAAATCAAATTGGGGGAAAGCTTTGTATACAAAAAGGAGTAA
- a CDS encoding bifunctional diguanylate cyclase/phosphodiesterase yields the protein MYTKRSKYGLEEGKIYMIETDKDLNILEMSQKNFLGYKNIKGENFINFIQKRQIEEFKAKIEELKKGKKFIFFPKLRLVTADKKIEYFDAVIINHEKVFCIYLINVTDSYEKEKVFKKILEVVPIGIFLHIRLKPVFINSKMAEILEIPQEELENFNVEKLKSIVYPKDWPIIENYLEKRLKGVKETADYIVRIKTPKGKIKWIHVVSDTIFVKGMPAALGAVEDVTKNISLENAYRLLSSINRAIISTTSVHTLFRRLVEIFVDIGKFKLAVIEKFSPVRESIPIMYEADEEIADKIDIEKLSDKNFIQNELPKILDLYFAVSIPIVIKGKAEFALSLYSDMPQFMSFRESEVFSEIAGDISLAISYIRKEHDLFRKEYFDGLTGIGNRKLLFKKLDELISEDYPFYLILIDIYNFKHINEVYGEETADFILKEFVDNIRRNITTHFVFRSGSDEVAIIYTGKNIVNFLNKLKTVLQTPVQIRNKTIHIDFNMAVVEYPKDAKHRMELILKAERTLEMAKNEGKNTIRFFNKEEYIKTRKFLSMEEIIERALRKDLFFINLHPIVSFETGEVIAAETLIRLKDENGNYISPADFIPVAEQTGQIVLIDDLVIRKVSKIISQWKKENLKPVKISINVTPSNIKNLVETFHHKNLNYNNSGFSPEDIENLKNYVIFELTEREFVEIAENKKEIEILRELGFEIAIDDFGTGYSNLNYLAETDIDFLKIDIYFVRNMLMNEKLFKLVKSIINIAKIFDIKTIAEGVEKAEEYTALKELGCDFYQGYHFCKPLPPEEFKKYLKKV from the coding sequence TTGTATACAAAAAGGAGTAAATATGGCTTAGAAGAAGGGAAAATTTATATGATAGAAACTGATAAGGATTTAAATATCTTAGAGATGTCCCAGAAGAATTTCTTAGGTTATAAAAATATAAAAGGTGAGAATTTTATCAATTTTATCCAGAAACGGCAGATAGAAGAGTTTAAAGCGAAAATAGAAGAGCTAAAAAAAGGTAAAAAATTTATATTCTTCCCAAAACTCCGCCTTGTTACAGCAGATAAAAAAATAGAATATTTTGATGCTGTAATAATTAACCATGAAAAAGTATTCTGTATTTATCTTATAAATGTGACAGACAGTTATGAAAAAGAAAAAGTATTCAAAAAAATCCTTGAAGTTGTTCCTATAGGAATATTCCTACATATCAGACTAAAGCCTGTTTTTATAAACTCAAAGATGGCAGAAATTCTGGAAATTCCACAGGAAGAACTGGAAAACTTTAATGTTGAAAAACTAAAATCAATTGTTTATCCGAAAGACTGGCCAATAATAGAAAACTATCTGGAAAAAAGATTAAAAGGTGTAAAAGAAACCGCTGATTATATAGTGAGGATAAAAACCCCTAAAGGAAAAATCAAATGGATACATGTAGTTTCAGATACTATCTTTGTCAAAGGTATGCCTGCAGCTCTCGGTGCAGTTGAAGATGTAACGAAAAACATTTCTCTGGAAAATGCATACAGACTTTTATCTTCTATAAACAGGGCAATTATCAGCACTACCTCTGTCCATACATTGTTCAGACGTCTTGTTGAGATTTTTGTTGATATAGGCAAATTTAAACTGGCAGTTATTGAAAAATTTTCCCCTGTCAGAGAAAGTATTCCAATAATGTATGAAGCTGATGAAGAGATTGCTGACAAAATAGATATAGAAAAACTTTCAGACAAAAATTTTATCCAGAATGAACTTCCTAAAATTTTAGACCTGTATTTTGCTGTAAGTATTCCCATTGTGATCAAAGGAAAAGCAGAATTTGCTTTATCTCTATACTCAGATATGCCTCAATTTATGAGTTTCAGGGAAAGCGAAGTATTTAGCGAGATTGCAGGGGATATTTCCCTTGCCATCAGCTATATCAGGAAAGAACATGATTTATTTAGAAAAGAGTATTTTGATGGTTTGACAGGTATTGGCAACAGAAAACTGCTGTTTAAAAAGTTAGATGAACTAATTTCTGAAGATTATCCATTTTATTTAATTCTTATTGATATATATAACTTTAAACATATAAACGAAGTTTACGGAGAAGAAACAGCTGATTTTATACTTAAAGAGTTTGTAGACAATATCAGGAGAAATATAACTACTCATTTTGTTTTCAGAAGTGGTTCAGACGAAGTTGCCATTATATATACAGGTAAAAATATAGTTAATTTTCTAAATAAGCTAAAGACAGTTCTTCAAACACCTGTGCAGATTAGAAACAAAACAATACATATTGATTTTAATATGGCAGTAGTTGAATATCCAAAAGATGCAAAACACAGAATGGAGCTTATTCTAAAAGCAGAAAGAACCCTTGAGATGGCCAAAAATGAGGGTAAAAACACAATAAGATTTTTCAACAAAGAAGAATATATAAAAACCAGAAAATTCCTGTCTATGGAAGAGATTATAGAAAGGGCATTAAGAAAGGACTTATTTTTCATAAACCTGCATCCGATAGTTTCGTTTGAAACCGGTGAAGTTATTGCAGCAGAAACCCTTATCAGACTAAAGGATGAGAATGGTAATTATATATCTCCTGCAGATTTTATACCTGTTGCTGAACAGACAGGTCAGATTGTTTTAATAGATGATCTTGTAATAAGAAAAGTAAGTAAAATCATATCCCAGTGGAAAAAGGAAAATCTGAAACCTGTTAAGATCTCTATTAATGTAACCCCGTCAAATATCAAAAATTTAGTAGAAACATTTCACCATAAAAATCTCAATTACAATAATTCAGGATTTTCCCCTGAAGATATAGAGAATCTGAAAAATTACGTAATTTTTGAGCTGACAGAAAGGGAGTTTGTAGAGATAGCAGAAAATAAAAAAGAGATAGAAATTTTAAGGGAATTAGGATTTGAGATAGCTATAGATGATTTTGGAACAGGATACTCAAATCTGAACTATCTGGCAGAGACAGATATAGATTTTCTGAAGATAGATATATACTTTGTTAGAAATATGCTTATGAATGAAAAATTATTCAAACTGGTTAAATCTATAATCAATATTGCAAAAATATTTGATATTAAAACAATTGCTGAAGGAGTTGAAAAAGCAGAAGAATACACAGCCCTGAAAGAGCTGGGCTGCGATTTTTATCAGGGATACCATTTCTGTAAACCTTTACCCCCTGAAGAGTTCAAAAAATATCTTAAAAAGGTCTAA